In the genome of Fusarium fujikuroi IMI 58289 draft genome, chromosome FFUJ_chr02, one region contains:
- a CDS encoding related to signal recognition particle 68 kDa protein produces the protein MDITKFVVQGRDQALLYGDYSTYHKSLSKKLLSCRKKLNIATKNRGKFHDHDKVTAEKIAENHEYVHLLLLTSERAWAHTMSMKSGHTSDTKGITGRTRSHIASRLTKATRAADELVEALSQTDVSGASQTDLLEAIAYASLIRGTAAFEKQSWEPSLRNYATARVTYSALATATNGDLYKDLLTETIDPSIRYAAYQLQTPRTVPIPIIARKAFPQSDPNLVKQINDIDPTILKSDEAKAKDGIASAEGAPKTLTWRSREVNIEDAQIAMAWGAVLASKDRLAKDLAEPKGRGPYELAGAYDEILMLSQDAVDATKQAIDEMRAEGVEQGDARMQSLQITRTAVNFETISWRIGRSRVLTGAHDGAPEEYNVLRKRKGKPAPEAVKPVKDIPTGKKLAKLKEKVALYDGILQNIESITELPGVANDQGLAEQIAAYVKYFEALKALAIARSHAISSNLAAALALINHADGLVEESQSNISSSDGSSNRTPLNLTVSAEDVEYLQTLLNGELQRHRAIVHADTLRKNRELSTSDAVKQPLIGSLHQYPVGGVNLSHIVEFPPKLAAIPVKPIFLDVAWNYIDYPNKAPKQQQQQQAAAAAAPAQADTPERTESPAPSKRGWFGFGRS, from the exons ATGGATATCACCAAATTCGTCGTCCAAGGCCGCGACCAGGCTCTCCTCTACGGCGACTACTCGACTTATCACAAGAGCTTGTCCAAGAAACTGCTGAGCTGccgcaagaagctcaacattGCCACCAAGAATCGCGGAAAGTTTCACGACCATGACAAGGTCACCGCGGAAAAGATCGCAGAGAACCATGA ATATGTCCATCTACTTCTTCTGACAAGCGAGCGAGCGTGGGCTCATACCATGAGCATGAAGTCCGGTCATACTAGCGACACCAAGGGAATCACAGGCCGAACTCGATCGCATATTGCCTCTCGTCTCACCAAGGCCACACGTGCTGCCGACGAGCTTGTCGAAGCCCTCTCTCAAACCGACGTATCTGGCGCTTCCCAAACCGATCTCCTCGAGGCAATCGCATACGCTTCTCTCATCCGTGGTACAGCTGCATTCGAGAAGCAGAGCTGGGAACCGAGTTTGCGCAACTATGCCACGGCACGTGTCACCTACAGTGCGCTTGCAACCGCAACCAATGGCGACCTATACAAGGACTTGCTCACCGAAACCATCGATCCGTCTATCCGATATGCCGCCTACCAACTCCAGACACCTCGAACTGTCCCGATTCCCATCATTGCTCGAAAGGCGTTCCCTCAATCTGACCCCAACCTCGTCAAGCAGATCAACGATATCGACCCCACTATTCTCAAGTCAGACGAAGCAAAGGCCAAGGATGGAATCGCCAGTGCTGAGGGCGCACCTAAGACCCTGACTTGGAGGTCTCGGGAGGTCAATATCGAAGATGCCCAGATTGCGATGGCGTGGGGTGCTGTGCTCGCTTCGAAGGATCGATTGGCCAAGGATCTTGCTGAACCCAAGGGACGGGGGCCTTACGAACTTGCTGGTGCTTATGACGAAATTCTCATGCTCAGCCaggatgctgttgatgctaCCAAGCAGGCAATTGACGAGATGAGGGCTGAGGGTGTGGAACAAGGTGATGCCAGGATGCAGAGTCTACAGATCACACGTACCGCTGTCAACTTCGAGACGATCAGCTGGAGAATTGGTCGCAGCAGAGTTTTGACAGGAGCTCACGACGGTGCCCCTGAGGAGTACAATGTGCTGAGGAAACGAAAGGGCAAGCCAGCCCCAGAAGCAGTCAAGCCTGTAAAGGATATTCCTACAGGCAAAAAGCTGGCTAAGCTGAAAGAGAAGGTTGCTCTCTATGACGGTATTCTGCAGAACATTGAGTCTATCACAGAACTCCCTGGTGTCGCCAATGATCAGGGGTTGGCTGAGCAGATTGCCGCCTACGTGAAGTACTTCGAGGCTCTCAA GGCTCTGGCTATCGCTCGTTCACATGCCATCTCCAGCAACCTGGCTGCTGCTCTAGCTCTCATCAACCACGCAGACGGTCTTGTTGAGGAGTCTCAGTCAaacatctcatcttctgatGGGTCATCAAACCGCACTCCCCTCAATCTGACGGTGTCCGCTGAAGACGTCGAGTATCTCCAAACTCTTCTCAATGGCGAGCTTCAACGTCACCGAGCCATTGTTCACGCCGACACCCTCCGCAAGAACCGCGAGCTGAGCACATCAGATGCCGTGAAGCAGCCTCTTATCGGAAGTCTGCATCAGTACCCTGTCGGTGGCGTTAACCTGTCGCACATCGTCGAATTCCCCCCTAAGCTTGCCGCAATCCCTGTGAAGCCTATCTTCCTCGACGTGGCATGGAACTACATCGATTATCCCAACAAGGCGCCtaagcagcaacagcaacaacaagcggcggcagcagcagcgcccGCTCAGGCGGATACACCTGAGAGGACAGAATCACCAGCTCCATCGAAGAGGGGTTGGTTCGGTTTCGGAAGATCATAG
- a CDS encoding putative Hsp70 family ATPase SSC1, whose translation MLASRLSRALPRASPLAARSAAFTRSPLAAKFARYESTESEGKVQGAVIGIDLGTTNSAVAIMEGKVPRIIENSEGARTTPSVVAFAEDGERLVGVAAKRQAVVNPENTLFATKRLIGRKFKDAEVQRDIKEVPYKIVQHTNGDAWVAARGQNYSPSQIGGFVLNKMKETAEAYLSKPIKNAVVTVPAYFNDSQRQSTKDAGQIAGLNVLRVVNEPTAAALAYGLEKEADRVVAVYDLGGGTFDISILEIQNGVFEVKSTNGDTHLGGEDFDIHLVRHLVQDFKKTSGIDLSGDRMAIQRIREAAEKAKIELSSSLSTDINLPFITADSSGPKHINMKLSRAQLEKMVDPLITRTIEPVRKALKDAGLSAKEIQEVILVGGMTRMPKVAESVKSIFGRDPAKSVNPDEAVAIGAAIQGAVLSGEVKDLLLLDVTPLSLGIETLGGVFTRLINRNTTIPTKKSQVFSTAADFQTAVEIKVYQGERELVKDNKLLGNFQLVGIPPAHRGVPQVEVTFDIDADSIVHVHAKDKSTNKDQSITIASGSGLSESEIEQMVEDSEKYAEADKERKGAIEAANRADSVLNDTERALNEYADKLDKTEADSIKEKITTLREFVAKNLSGEGTATAAEIKEKTDELQVASLNLFDKMHKARNESSGEQSSSSEQSQEGEKKDENKP comes from the exons ATGCTGGCTTCGCGCTTGTCGAGGGCT CTTCCCCGAGCTTCCCCTCTCGCCGCTCGCTCGGCTGCTTTCACCCGATCTCCTCTGGCTGCCAAGTTCGCTCGCTATGAGTCCACTGAGTCCGAGGGCAAGGTCCAGGGTGCCGTGATCGGTATCGATCTTGGTACCACCAACTCTGCCGTCGCCATCATGGAGGGCAAGGTCCCCCGCATCATTGAAAACTCGGAAG GTGCCCGAACCACTCCTTCAGTTGTTGCTTTCGCCGAGGATGGCGAGCGACTTGTCGGTGTCGCTGCCAAGCGTCAGGCCGTCGTCAACCCAGAGAACACCCTCTTCGCTACCAAGCGATTAATAGGACGCAAGTTCAAGGATGCTGAGGTTCAGCGTGATATCAAGGAGGTCCCTTACAAAATCGTCCAGCACACCAACGGCGACGCCTGGGTCGCTGCTCGTGGCCAGAACTACTCTCCTTCTCAGATTGGTGGTTTCGTCCtcaacaagatgaaggagaccGCCGAGGCCTACCTCTCCAAGCCCATCAAGAACGCCGTCGTCACCGTCCCCGCTTACTTCAACGACTCTCAGCGACAGAGCACCAAGGATGCCGGTCAAATTGCCGGTCTCAACGTTCTCCGTGTCGTCAACGAGCCTACTGCCGCCGCCCTTGCCTACggtcttgagaaggaggctgacCGCGTTGTCGCTGTCTAcgatcttggtggtggtaccTTCGATATCTCTATCCTCGAGATCCAGAACGGTGTCTTCGAGGTCAAGTCCACCAACGGTGACACCCACCTCGGTGGTGAGGATTTCGATATCCACCTCGTCCGCCACCTTGTCCAGGACTTCAAGAAGACCTCTGGCATTGACCTGTCTGGTGACCGCATGGCTATCCAGCGTATCcgtgaggctgctgagaaggccaagatcgagctttcttcttctctctctacCGATATCAACCTTCCTTTCATCACTGCCGACTCCTCTGGTCCCAAGCACATCAACATGAAGCTCAGCCGAGCtcagcttgagaagatggtTGACCCTCTCATCACCCGCACCATCGAGCCCGTCCGCAAGGCCCTCAAGGATGCTGGCCTCTCCGCTAAGGAGATCCAGGAGGTCATCCTCGTTGGTGGTATGACCCGTATGCCCAAGGTTGCTGAGTCCGTCAAGAGCATTTTCGGCCGCGATCCCGCCAAGTCCGTCAACCCCGATGAGGCTGTTGCCATCGGTGCTGCTATTCAGGGTGCTGTCCTCTCTGGTGAGGTCAAggatctcctccttctcgatgTTACCCCTCTGTCCCTCGGTATTGAGACCCTCGGTGGTGTCTTCACCCGTCTGATCAACCGAAACACCACTATCCCCACCAAAAAGTCTCAGGTCTTCTCCACCGCAGCCGATTTCCAGACTGCCGTCGAGATCAAGGTCTACCAGGGTGAGCGTGAGCTCGTCAAGGATAACAAGCTTCTCGGAAATTTCCAGCTTGTTGGTATCCCCCCTGCTCACCGTGGTGTCCCTCAAGTCGAGGTGACCTTCGACATTGACGCTGACTCCATCGTCCACGTTCACGCCAAGGACAAGTCCACCAACAAGGACCAGTCCATCACCATTGCTTCCGGTTCCGGTCTCTCTGAGAGCGAGATTGAGCAGATGGTTGAGGACTCCGAGAAGTACGCTGAGGCCGACAAGGAGCGCAAGGGTGCTATCGAGGCTGCCAACCGTGCTGACAGCGTCCTGAACGATACCGAGCGTGCTCTCAACGAGTATGCTGACAAGCTCGACAAGACTGAGGCCGACtccatcaaggagaagatcaCCACTCTCCGTGAGTTCGTCGCCAAGAACCTCTCTGGTGAGGGCaccgccaccgccgccgagatcaaggagaagaccgATGAGCTCCAGGTTGCCAGCTTGAACCTCTTCGACAAGATGCACAAGGCTCGCAACGAGAGCAGCGGCGAGcagtcttcctcctctgagCAGTCTCAAGAgggtgagaagaaggatgagaacaagcCTTAA